In a single window of the Candidatus Eisenbacteria bacterium genome:
- a CDS encoding type II secretion system F family protein gives MPVTYEWKGKTAAGERLSGELTVDNRRELNNVLRKRHVIPTQVKEKRTKQDGGRRGRVNTGDLSVFTRQFATMINAGLPIVQCLETLSRQVTKDRLRGVVGAVMHDVESGSTLAESMGKHRDVFTELYISMVEAGEAGGILDVILQRLSTFLEKLDALKRKVKTAMVYPAVVLSVAVLATVFLLIFVIPTFAKMFSDFGGTLPLPTRIVMGLSGFLRTKWYLLLGVTAGSFYMFKRYNATEKGKRKVDAGLLKIPVIGDILRKSAVARFTRTLGTLISSGVPILDGLHITARTSGNMIVHDAIMDTRASIREGQTIAEPLRASEVFPPMVVQMISIGEDTGALDEMLGKIADFYEEEVDTAVDGLTSIIEPLMIVMMGGVVGGMVVAMYLPIFKMVNVIMAQ, from the coding sequence GTGCCGGTTACCTATGAATGGAAAGGGAAGACCGCGGCGGGGGAGAGGCTTTCGGGCGAACTCACCGTCGACAACCGGAGGGAGCTGAATAACGTCCTCCGGAAACGCCACGTGATCCCCACGCAGGTGAAGGAGAAGCGGACCAAGCAGGATGGAGGAAGGCGTGGGAGGGTGAACACGGGAGACCTGTCGGTCTTCACCCGGCAGTTCGCCACCATGATCAACGCCGGCCTGCCCATCGTGCAGTGTCTGGAGACCCTCTCCCGGCAGGTGACCAAGGATCGTCTGCGCGGCGTGGTCGGCGCGGTGATGCACGACGTCGAGTCCGGCTCCACCCTCGCCGAGTCGATGGGGAAACACCGAGACGTCTTCACGGAACTGTACATTTCCATGGTCGAGGCGGGCGAGGCGGGCGGTATCCTGGACGTGATCCTGCAGCGTCTCTCCACCTTCCTGGAGAAATTGGACGCCCTGAAGCGGAAGGTGAAGACCGCCATGGTCTATCCGGCGGTCGTGCTCAGCGTGGCGGTGCTCGCCACCGTGTTCCTTCTCATCTTCGTCATTCCGACCTTCGCGAAGATGTTCTCCGACTTCGGCGGAACCCTCCCCCTTCCCACGCGGATCGTGATGGGGCTCTCCGGATTTCTGCGAACGAAATGGTATCTGCTCCTCGGGGTCACCGCGGGGTCTTTTTATATGTTCAAGCGCTACAACGCCACCGAGAAGGGGAAACGGAAGGTCGACGCGGGCCTCCTCAAGATTCCGGTGATCGGCGACATTCTCCGCAAGAGCGCGGTGGCGCGCTTCACCCGCACGCTGGGAACGCTCATCTCCAGCGGTGTTCCGATTCTGGACGGCCTCCATATCACCGCCCGCACCTCCGGGAACATGATCGTGCATGACGCGATCATGGACACCCGCGCGAGCATCCGGGAGGGGCAGACCATCGCGGAGCCGCTCCGGGCGAGCGAGGTTTTCCCGCCCATGGTGGTGCAGATGATCTCCATCGGAGAGGACACGGGCGCCCTGGACGAGATGCTCGGGAAGATCGCCGATTTCTACGAAGAAGAGGTGGATACCGCCGTGGACGGCCTGACCTCCATCATCGAGCCGCTCATGATCGTGATGATGGGCGGAGTGGTCGGCGGCATGGTGGTCGCCATGTATCTGCCCATCTTCAAGATGGTGAACGTGATTATGGCCCAGTAG